In a genomic window of Branchiostoma lanceolatum isolate klBraLanc5 chromosome 12, klBraLanc5.hap2, whole genome shotgun sequence:
- the LOC136446019 gene encoding FAST kinase domain-containing protein 3, mitochondrial-like, producing the protein MFSMSAADYLQSALLAECTLRVTRGEFDISELIQVGKFLGHIQQDLPILEEIAEDVAEKWEEVDDKNIAGLYGFLEALPRVPNELRSKLVQKTMSVTPRLSPHDLSAVAKSLTRLQGNVNSLSVFLRLARFAYKYVPRYTDAELCDVLDAYIQFGHHDWSLTKALEQCVPKRVFTMHPSAVSKVMDYFSAKRVLSKPIFDAVAESFVYNVESFSPEEIASQIVPYGQMNYLPPNAYRFLEKVEELLMARFHLFPLEMMVNMLYSFACVGRVPLNFVNRVCSPYAEMQLEGVSGTMDKEIHKKLTQLMLAVELECPQFQTQRLMKKFSQPLDPQVPTPRFFEHPTMYILQQSLTNVLGGRQYLRHNVMLPSGYIADFEVQLDKEGHVLSYNNGYLNETEEAVEKRIVVCALFPHHFCTGTHHLLGRQVMKMRHLKLLGYQVVQVPYFEFGVLKTDQTRGKYIHQKLFPTTYKFSW; encoded by the exons ATGTTCAGTATGAGTGCGGCGGACTACCTACAGAGTGCACTCCTTGCGGAGTGTACCTTGAGAGTTACAAGGGGAGAGTTCGATATTTCAGAGCTTATCCAAGTAGGCAAGTTCCTTGGACACATTCAGCAAGACCTCCCTATTCTTGAAGAAATTGCTGAAGACGTAGCAGAGAAATGGGAAGAAGTAGACGACAAGAACATTGCAGGATTGTACGGCTTTTTGGAAGCACTACCACGTGTGCCTAATGAGTTGAGAAGTAAGCTGGTGCAAAAGACAATGTCTGTGACGCCCAGGCTATCCCCCCACGACTTAAGTGCAGTCGCTAAATCTCTTACACGACTTCAGGGAAACGTgaactctctctctgtcttcctACGCCTTGCAAGATTCGCGTATAAGTATGTACCACGATATACAGATGCAGAACTCTGCGACGTTCTTGACGCATACATCCAATTCGGACACCATGACTGGTCTCTAACAAAGGCACTCGAACAGTGTGTTCCAAAAAGAGTGTTCACAATGCATCCTTCAGCGGTCTCCAAAGTCATGGACTACTTCTCAGCCAAACGGGTTCTCTCCAAGCCAATTTTCGATGCCGTTGCTGAAAGCTTTGTCTACAACGTGGAAAGTTTCTCACCAGAAGAAATCGCCAGCCAGATTGTACCCTATGGACAGATGAACTATCTCCCGCCAAATGCGTACAGGTTTTTAGAGAAAGTGGAGGAATTGTTGATGGCCCGTTTTCACCTGTTTCCATTGGAGATGATGGTGAACATGTTGTACTCCTTTGCCTGTGTTGGGAGAGTTCCATTGAACTTTGTGAATAGAGTGTGCAGTCCTTATGCTGAGATGCAGCTAGAAG GAGTGTCTGGAACAATGGACAAGGAGATCCATAAGAAGCTCACGCAACTGATGCTGGCTGTGGAGTTGGAATGTCCGCAGTTTCAAACACAGAGACTCAT GAAAAAGTTCAGTCAGCCCTTAGACCCCCAGGTGCCAACCCCCAGGTTCTTTGAACACCCGACCATGTACATACTTCAACAGTCACTCACCAACGTGCTGGGAGGGAGGCAGTATCTGCGCCACAACGTGATGCTACCTTCTGGCTATATCGCTG ATTTTGAAGTCCAGCTAGACAAGGAGGGGCATGTGCTGTCATATAACAATGGATATTTGAACGAGACGGAGGAAGCTGTGGAAAAAAG aattgtGGTATGTGCCCTTTTCCCCCACCACTTCTGTACGGGCACCCACCACCTGCTGGGCAGACAGGTGATGAAGATGCGGCACCTGAAACTGCTGGGGTATCAGGTGGTACAG GTGCCATACTTTGAGTTTGGTGTGTTGAAAACCGACCAGACCAGGGGAAAATACATTCACCAGAAACTCTTCCCAACAACCTACAAATTCAGTTGGTAG
- the LOC136446285 gene encoding protein canopy homolog 2-like, whose product MLMSFGEVLTVFALFLAFCSAKRDAELYCGACHVLVDEIDYAIKQIDPRKTIQVGSFRVDPKGDQKTWEIPYARSEVYLTELVETVCERMNQYAQSTNPQTQKKTYVRTSSRNGETLSLSNISMNQDISKALRFACESIIEDFEDDIVKLFSKEGPKLHELQNSLCLDTAELCTEPAAEKQVTKPGENAETAEAETTEAETIETEGTETESSKPEGSQPEAGEIHEDL is encoded by the exons ATGTTGATGAGTTTTGGTGAGGTTTTAACGGTATTTGCGCTATTTTTGGCGTTTTGTTCGGCAAAGAGAGATGCTGAGTTGTACTGTGGAG CTTGCCATGTACTAGTAGATGAGATAGACTATGCTATCAAACAGATCGACCCCAGGAAAACTATCCAGGTCGGGAGTTTCAGGGTGGATCCAAAAGGTGACCAGAAAACATGGGag ATCCCCTATGCGCGATCAGAGGTGTACCTAACCGAACTTGTGGAGACTGTTTGTGAACGTATGAACCAGTACGCACAGAGCACCAACCCACAGACACAGAAGAAGACCTATGTCAGGACCAGCTCCAGAAATGGAGAAACTCTTTCCCTCTCCAACATCTCCATGAACCAAGACATCAGCAAGGCTCTCAGGTTTGCA TGTGAGTCCATCATTGAAGACTTTGAGGATGACATAGTCAAACTGTTCTCCAAAGAAGGACCAAAGTTGCATGAGCTGCAGAACAGTCTCTGCCTGGATACAGCAG AGCTTTGCACTGAACCAGCAGCAGAGAAGCAAGTGACAAAACCAGGAGAAAATGCAGAAACAGCAGAAGCGGAAACAACAGAAGCCGAAACAATTGAAACTGAAGGAACAGAAACAGAATCATCAAAACCAGAGGGGAGCCAACCAGAGGCAGGAGAGATTCATGAGGATTTGTGA